In Helianthus annuus cultivar XRQ/B chromosome 3, HanXRQr2.0-SUNRISE, whole genome shotgun sequence, a single window of DNA contains:
- the LOC110876147 gene encoding uncharacterized protein LOC110876147: protein MRVAERLEVDQGNGVFTWQWSRQPESEEELKEWQECKDVLSTNGFSVKAVKKSLIVERGTNHPPNFTWCKWVPIKCNITAWRGNLDRLPTRVNLRRRNVDIPSVMCPLCGDYEETVDHLFTAYSVAIRVWSAFNVWCNIPPLFFFEFKDILDSHKLIRNGIQAEKIFYGLVIIACWCIWKGRNDTGF from the exons ATGAG GGTTGCTGAGAGATTAGAAGTGGATCAAGGAAATGGAGTTTTTACTTGGCAATGGTCTAGACAACCAGAGTCCGAAGAGGAGTTAAAGGAATGGCAGGAGTGCAAGGATGTTCTCAGCACT AACGGTTTCTCGGTGAAGGCGGTCAAAAAATCTTTGATAGTGGAAAGAGGAACTAATCACCCTCCTAACTTTACATGGTGTAAATGGGTGCCCATCAAATGCAATATTACGGCTTGGAGAGGCAACTTAGACAGACTTCCAACGAGAGTAAACTTAAGAAGACGGAATGTGGACATACCATCGGTCATGTGTCCTTTATGCGGCGATTACGAGGAGACGGTGGACCATTTATTCACTGCGTACTCGGTGGCTATCCGGGTTTGGTCGGCTTTCAACGTTTGGTGCAACATCCCGCCGCTCTTCTTTTTTGAGTTTAAAGACATATTAGATAGTCACAAGCTCATAAGGAACGGTATTCAGGCGGAAAAAATCTTCTATGGGCTGGTTATTATAGCATGCTGGTGTATATGGAAAGGCAGAAACGATACCGGTTTTTAA